In Oncorhynchus gorbuscha isolate QuinsamMale2020 ecotype Even-year linkage group LG03, OgorEven_v1.0, whole genome shotgun sequence, the DNA window CTGGCTGCCACAGGAGGACAGGCTGTCGTAGAGGGAGTCACTGAGGGATTCAGGCGTCTCTCTCAGGGACAGGAggtcctctggtctctccttcactAGCTCCAGCCCTCCGTCCTTCCCCACCTCCGAGGCGCTGGGCGTCCGCCCCTTACCCCGCTGGCTGAGCCCTGTCTGGAGTGGCAGGGGGAGGCTGCCTGGGTCAGTGGCCAGAGGGTGCTGGGGGGAACACTGTTTCAAACTCTTgggggagaggaaaggtgggCACATGAAgaagggggagggtggaggggaacaGGCGAGGATATGGATGgtagggagggacagggggacagattGATGCTATAGTTAGTTATTTTAGGACAAGGTGAGATTTAACAGGTTCTAGGGCAACATGCATTTGACTGGGTTCATGCAAGTTATTGATTGATCATGCCTGGGAGAAATCCTCAGAACATTGTTTGGGGAACCGAAATGGGTGTcccagtttcaaggtctcagcttgaAGAGAAGAAGCCTCGTATTGGGGCATTGGTTGGTCACATGTATGAACCAAATGTTAATGAATAATAAATTATGAATGATAaataagctaaatcatgcaaatataacttgtctgtgtaagCAGTATAAGAGAACTAACGGGACTGCCCCAGGGGAGCATTTGACAGACAAGTACTACTTGGTGCATTaagtttgttggaacctctccagcttTCTGATAATAAAGAATGATTCATTTAATATTGACTTCAGGTGTCCCTGGTGATAATTTCCACGACAGTCAGTAACCATGCTTCCATTCAACTCACTACGACATGGAAAAGCATgcacagtttattaggctacagattaaatgaGTTCTGATGaatttcacagggtggtgaatgtGCACGGCGATAAGTTTGATTTTCCTTTCTAATAAATATCGAAGGTCTTTACCCTTTACACTCGTTAGAATTGGTctatatggatagggctaaattgaaatTTTTCTTATAGAAGAAATACGAAATGCATAACCATGTTAGCAATTGAAAGGGacagtttggagataatgggaAAATTATTAGATCAAAGGTAAGAATACAACAGTTCACttgacaagactgaatccaaacattacattattgattttacatttactgtactttgcCACATTTGTTTATAAATACTCTGGATACTTTCAGTAGCATGATAAGActattcctggaaaatgtgggTTAGGTCCAACATAAGACAACAAATgtcaagggtttgagtgagaggactaacctctccaaagtgtgcaatttcaatgcactttaATGACTCAAAGAAGTCTTCAACTATAAGGTACTttaattaaaaaaacatttttttttagctCTCCTAGTTGTGCTGTTAAGGATCTAGAGCACACTTCATTTTGAAGACAACCCTGcatccccaccatcacacaattactgttgttgtttacgcaaCCCAGAAACAGCCCATTATAAAtagcaatctgggtcaggtgagaatgatttgaaagcttgttctatttcCAACAGGACTAGCGAAGTTATAAAACATGATCTTACAGTGTTCAGCTTCACAAGGCAGTTCAGAGAAACAGATGGTAATGTTGGTGGGTATAGAAaggagtcatgagtgcattcaggtTCGTGTGCTGCAGCAGATTCTCTTCAAGAATAAACAAACATtagctcattctgttcagaacaacccagggtatgacgccatgtcatcttgtaactacatcagacatagtgatcataaacatTTGACACTATATGTATAGGAGTTTTATGAtctggaaatgtgaagtgcacatttggactcacgggtctttggcttgcttgtatgtatctttcaaaatacatagtCATCTTAATTAACATTTCCTGCACACAgacatatttttttgttgttgcaaaagttgcccaattaCCGGGAGGGATGGGGGCAACTTGTTGTCACGTTCGGGGCTCAAGTTCACAACGGCTGCCAGAAAAAACCCATACTGTGCTGTGAAGTGCAGAGccagagctctgatgtcatgtatagcatgttactgtacagccactacaTTCCAATTTAGGTGCCTATTAGTGCCCAAACCAAATATGCCACTGTAAAGGGTTAATTTGTatgctggtgacatgatgatgatgatgatcagtGCTTAGCTGCTAATTGACAAATTAAAAGTGGGCACATTTGCTGTTTAttcataatctcatcatgtacCCTCTACACTGTATCAATGAGCTGTTTGCTAGAGTACCTGTGCCAAGTGGCCACATTTGCTGTTTTCGCAGGACTTTTTATGCCAAATGGGATGGAAACATATAACTTCTATTTTTTTTAATTTGGTGAATTAAGTTATacttatgtgcactacgtcattaCGCACAGCTCTTCATTCGTAACAAGCCAGTTTGATGGAAACACTGCTGTTAAAATGCACATATTTCTTTGTGCACTCTTTCCCCTCAATAAACTTCAAATTTCTCAAAAAAAGGGAGAACTTGGCATTAAAAGCTGTGGACTTTCTGTGCATTTCAGTTCCGGTCTGCCATTAAAGCAGCCCATTCagcccgtgcttctacacctgcattgcttgctgtttggggttttaggctgtacagcactttgagatatcagctgatgtacgaagggctatataaatacatttgatttgatttgattcaaaggGAGAGAGTCAAAAACAAGTTAGTCAAAACCCCTTCACCCTCTCGTTTTCACAGCAACGCCCCCATACCCGAGAAAAGGCAGGATgagctctcactcactcacaatgCTAATGGGACTCTGGTGCTGACAAGGGACAACAACTGACAGGCGACAGTGTTCAAGGCCCCAGCTATCTTTCTATCAGCCTTATCTCTTCAAATATGAATAAAGAGCTGCGCTTTCATCATTTCTACATAGATTATTAAGATGTAACATGTCAGCACAGAGTAAATGGATGTGGTCTTCTTCGAAAGTTCTCATTAGAATGGAGATGACTGACTCACTCACCCTTCTGGATGGGGTCCCCAGGTCTCCCTGCACATCCAGGTAAACATCAGTGGCTTCTGCAGAGCCTTTCAGATTGGGAAAGGTCCAGTTCTTGGTGAGGGGATTTTGCATATGAGCTCCATAGGCATCTATATCTGCATAAGAGAAAATTCAATTCTAAATGGAAAATAGAGTGTACCTCAGGTGTTTTGTTGAAGGTTTAAACTTGTGTGTATAGTTGGTTCAGTTTTAATGAGCCACAACATATTTGTTTTGCAGGATttatcattatattattattattattattacaactgATAAAATATGAACTTTCGCCATATTTCTTTTTGTGTAAAATGTCAGCATTGAAATGGTCTACATGGGAACACAACAAGTCCTATGGTAATAAAAAGTCTAAGCTTACCCTTGTGGATTGTACTAGACAGGTGCATGTTGGTACCTTTTCCCTCCAGCCCGGAGCCATACAGGACAAACGGGTTGTCTTCATCCAGAGATGACAGCTCTCTCTCCAATGTATGGGCCTTACGCAGAACCTTCATCATGGCCCCATGCTTACCCTGGGAGCAAGAAAACCCTTGCTCTCCCTGTGGCTTCCCCTTAGGGACGCTCTTCCCTGCCATGCTACTGGCGTAGTCTGGCATGGGGAATGTGCCAATGCCACTGTCGAGGGTGCGCATGGAGGCCCCAGAACCTAAACAGTGAGGAAGGAACAATCAAGTGAGACTAGAGTCAGAGCTACTCAAGGAAAATAGACGACTGGCATTATTATGACTCAGCATCATGCTACCTGTAAAATGCTGAGCACTAATGGACTCTGCCAAGCTGTCTTCTGATGTGACCTCACCCGTGCCGATCATAACCGAACCCTGAAACAGCAAGGGTCAATGACAATCATATATATCACTGACACTACATGTGTAGTTTATTAATCTTTCTATAGTGTATCAGAGGAATACGACAGAGTGAAAAGAGTTTACCTGGGCTATCTCGTCCCTGCTCTTGGTGTGGCTGATCCCGTTCCTCTGGTGACTGAAGTTGGGCCGCGACCTCTTAGAGTCAAAGGAGAGGCGTCTGTGTGTCATTCCAAAGGTGGTAGGTATAGTTCTCCTCTTGTCCACCCTGTTTCCAGAACAAGACGTCGAGGGACTTAAGGAGGAAGATGTTACAACAAAATCATAGGGGAACTAGCTTTCGACTTAAACTCCATTTACAAATCCAATTTGATCAGATATAAATCATAAGAGAAAGAGTTTACCCTCTGGCCAAGTTTTATAATTATCTTATGATCACAAATTTAGTACACTGACAGCCCCAGTCCAATATATCCTAGACAGGGTttggatgtacagtggggcaaaaaagtatttagtcagccaccaattgtgaaagttctctcacttaaaaagatgaggcctataattttcaccataggtacatttcaactatgacagacaaaacaagaaacaaaatccagaaaatcacattataggatttttaatgaatctatttgcaaattatggtggaaaataagtatttggtcaataacaaacgtctctcaatactttgttatataccctttgttggcaatgacagaggtcaaacattttctgtaagtcttcaaggttttcacactgttgctggtattttggcccattcctccatgcagatctcctctagagcagtgatgttttggggctgttgctgggcaacacagactttcaactccctccaaagattttctatggggttgagatctggatacctggctaggccactccaggaccttgaaatgcttcttacgaagccactccttcgttgcccgggtggtgtgtttgggatcattgccatgctgaaagacccagccacatttcatcttcaatgcccttgctgatggaaggaggttttcactcaaaatctcacgatacatggccccatccattctttcctttacacagatcagtcgtcctggtccctttgcagaagaacagccccaaagcatgatgtttccaccctcatgcttcattctttgtcctccaaacacgacgagttgagtttttaccaaaaagttctattttagtttcatctgaccatatgacattctcccaatcttcttctggatcatccaaatactctctagcaagcttcagatgggcctggacatgtactggcttaagcagggggacacgtctagcactgcaggatttgagtccctggcggcgtagtgtgttactgatggtaggctttgttactttggtcccagctctctgcaggtcattcacctggtccccctgtgtggttctgggatttttgctcaccgttcttgtgatcattttgaccccacggggtgagatcttgcgtggagccccagatcgagggagattatcagtggtcttgtatcttccatttcctaataattgctcccacagttgatttcttcaaaccaagctgcttacctattgcagattcagtcttcccagcctggtgcaggtctacaatttggtttctggtgtcctttgacagctctttggtcttggccatagtggattttggagtgtgactgtttgaggttgtggacaggtgtcttttatactgataacaagttcaaacaggtggcattaacctcttgaacctatgggggagctgtgtcattattggataaaaagacgtgcccgtatTAAGCGCAATATTTTTTCACGAAAagatgcatggaattgacagccttggaaagacacaactctgacgttgtgacgtagaagtccgtcactggccgcgggcagcatttggttctttaacgcacacacatattcatcactcctccctgcgccattataagataagttaacaatgtgggtcgacacaaattaacttctgtcttggtgcatgcatttcacacttgtcaatgttcatatttgagagatacaataattattatactaatcaatgttgtggatgagcgcattgtttgtttgttctgttcctctctctccatctctgtagcttccgggtatgctggaaaaggacccgagctaagggaattgggttggctttatagtgcctgtcccaaatggctcattaatgcatatgggcatattgaaagatattgtcagtagtgatgtaatgttgtaaatgttatgttgtgatattgtttaaaaccgtgttgcaatgtatatcctttagtatgtttagttcatggaaaatgtaggtttgtattgttaattgattcATTAATtggggttaattgttctgaggggaggggctagccctacaaaaggagcctctcaaTCATGGAGAGgcatttttggattgagctgtggatggggcagccttgtttttaagctgtcccataaggtagacgttgatggcagccttctggcctactctacgtgacagacgtctccaaaactgcaaagatattatttgtgcgtgccccagaactaatgcaacaggcgaaaccaagatgaagtttcatacaggaaatgccccagattctgaaggcgctgtgttccaatgtctccttatatggctgtgaatgcgccagcaATGAGCCTGCACTCTCTGTCTATTGcccgaggtgtctgcagcattgtgacgtgtttgtaggcatatcattggaagattgaccataagagactacatttacctggtgtcccaccTGGtatcccgcccggtgtcctgtgtgcgtaatctgtatgtccatgcgcgttccatttgttcagaattgaaagtaaactgccacgatggattttatcgtcgatagatatgtgaaaaacaccttgaggattgattctaaacattgtttgccatgtttctgtcgatattaatggagttaatttggaaaaaagttcgcgttttaatgacttttttttcttccccttaaccaaacgtgatgaacaaaactgagcgattagtcgacacaaataatatttttttgtaaaaacggaacatttgctatctaacagagtctcctcattgaaaacatctgaagttcttcaaaggtaaatgattttatttgaatgctttaatggtttttgtggaaaatgttgcatgctgaatgctaacgctaaatggtacgttagccatcaatactgttacacaaatgcttgttttgcaatggttgagaagcatattttgaaaatctgagatgacagtgttgttaacaaaaggctaagcttgagagcaaatatattaaTTTCaattcatttgcgattttcatgaatagttaatgttgtgttatgctaatgagcttgcttATAGATTTTCACAAttctggatacaggttttttttcgtagctaaacgtgacgcagaaaacgaagcgatttgtcctaaacaaataatctttcaggaaaaactgaacatttgctatctgagagtctcctcattgaaaacatctgaagttcttcaaaggtaaatgattttatttgaatgcttttctgttttttttgtgtaaatgttgcctgctgaatgctaatgctaaatgctacgctaaatggtacgttagccatcaatactgttacacaaatgcttgttttgcaatggttgagaagcatattttgaaaatctgagatgacagtgttgttaacaaaaggctaagcttgagagcaaatagattaatttcatttcatttgcgattttcatgaatagttaacgttgcgttatggtaatgagcgttaaggctgtagtcacgataccggatccgggatggctcgacgcaagaagttaatacaggtaacgagtgaaggacagaggagcctcttaaagaagaagttacaggtctgtgagagccagaaatcttgcttgttagtaggtgaccaaatacttattttccaccataatttgcaaataaattcattaaaaatcctacaatgtgattttctggattttttttctcattttgtctgtcatagttgaagtgtacctatgatgaaaattacaggccacatctttttaagtgggagaacttgcacaattggtggctgactaaatacttttttgccccactgtatgtcattCATTCTCAGGTAAATGATCAGGTTATTTAGGAATACATATCATTATTACCTGTTGAGGAGCTGCTGCATGAAGTTCTCTGCGGTCAATCCTCTGCACATGAGTGACAGTTGGCCTTGGGCTTGGTCCATCACCACCTCACATGAGTGGCCTCTGCCAGAGCAGTCCATCCCGACCCTGTTCACATATGCCCGCTCCTCTTCCAGCGCCTTCCGCAGGTCCTCTGCCTTCTCCATCAGCTTGGAGATGTTCAGGCTCTCCACCACCTTCTGGGGACCACCTGTCTTAGGGTCCTTAGCCCCTCCGCCAGAGGCAGACGATGACACGTTGATCTTGAACTTGGACACTTCCGGTTTGCGGTTGAGGGCCGGGAGCTTGCTCTTCCTCAGGCCGAACCAGTTGGCGATGCCATTGGAGGCCTTCTGCTTTGGCTCGGCCACCTGgccctggtcctgctcctgcagcTTCAGCATGTTTTCCTCGATGCCACGCATTACCTTCTGCTCAATGGCAGACTGGAGCACGGATGGGCCAGACGAATACGGCTTTTTGTCCTCTTTTGCGATTGCTTCAGTAGACGGCCGTGGTGGCAGAGGGGGAGGCGGGAAGCTCTCTGCATGGCCAAAGGTCTTTTTCTTGCCGGCCGGGAGCTTGGTTTTGTCCTCTGGCCGAAGTGGGTTTCTCTGAGCCATGGCACGGTCCTCAGGAATGGGTTTGACCCCTCTGGGATAAGAGGAAGCTTGACCTACCTTTGAAGGGGACTTTGACGGGACTTTAGTGGGGCTGTTTTGTGGGCTGAGGGCAGTTTTACTGTGGTGGCTCTGGGTGATGGGGCATTTCCCATAGCTCCGCACCACTGGAGGAGTCTCTGTGTTGGAGGATGATGTGCCCATCTTGATCTTTGGACCTTCTGCTTTTGCTACATATATCCTGGGAGAAAACAGTGTCTCCTGCTCTCCCTTGGGTATCATTGATGGGGTGGCTGAGGATTTGGTGCCCGATTCATGTATTGGACCTATCACCCTAGTGTGACTGTCGAGGCTGGTTTTGGGGTAGGGCTTCCCATCCAGGGAATCGGTGGATTTCTGATTTCTGTGCTGCTCTGCTCCAGTTCGCTCAACTTGCCTTTCAGCGGTCTTGCTTTTCTCAATATTGTTGGTGGGGGGTTTGCCTAGGTTACTTTGTACATCCTTCTTGTCCACAGACTGTGCACCTACTGGCAGATCTTCTGTGCTCTTCAGTTTCCCCAAAGCAGCCAGGCGCTCTTTGAAGGGGTGGTGACTGGACTCACTCTGGGAAGTCTTGCCCTGCACCAGTCTCTTGGGGTCACCTCGCCTGGCTGAAGACTGAGTTGGCTGGGCAGGTTCACAgttctgttggctgggctctggAGCTGCACGGTGCGCCTGGTGCCTGTCCCTCATGCTGGAGTAGTTGGGGTGACTACTTTGTGCTTTACTGGCAgcggaggaggacgaggaggggaGGCTAAAGTGTTGGTTTGGCTTGTGCCAGACGGGGCTTTCTGAGTCAGTGTCCTGGTCAGAGAAGTCCTGGTCAGCCGTCCCTGGGGACGAGTCAGGGTGCTGTGAAGATGGGGGGCTGAGGCGGCTCTCATCTTGCTGACAATGCTTCTCTACAGGACCCTCGTGTTGGGGGTAAGGGAGGTACTGGGACTTCTTAAGACCCTCCAGGAACTGGGGCGTCCCATCTGAGGGGCAGACATTCTCGTATTGGTGTACCTTCTGAGAGCCCCTTTGTGCATGAGAGGAGGGGGGTGCCTTTGTGCTGTCGCTGTTTTCAGCAGCCACTTTGCGCCCAAACCCAATCTCCTTGGCCATGGGAGGGGTGTCCACAATGTCCTCTGATTTGGGTGGGGAGGTGGGGGCGGAGAGTGTGGCAGGGTAGGGGTCTGTtttggaggaggatgaggatggctgtttctccctctctgtggtgGTGGCTTTGCGGGTCAGGACGGGAGAATGGTACACCTCATAGTTGTTGTTGTTCCTGCAGGGGATCTTGGAGCTGCGGGTGAGCTGGGGACTTAGACGGAGGGGGTTACCTGGTTGTGCCTGGTTGATCCCCGGAGGGATCTTCAGGAACTTGAGCAGCCGGGACGGGGAGGAGATAGGGGAGGGCTTGACTTCACTCAGAcctgaagagggagaggtggggctGAGTGCAAGCTTGCTCTTCCCAGAGGGATTCAGGGCCTGAGCTGAGCTGTTCCTCTCAGGGACTGGGGCTGGAGAATAAGATTCCACCGCCACCTTCTTGGAGACGGATGTTTCATTGGAGAAGTAGAGCCCGTTGCAGATCTGATCACTCACTTCCTGCTCCTTGGGATATTCTGGTTCCGTCTCAACATGGTCTGTGTGTGAGGTAGAAGAGTGCAGGCTGTTGTTCACATTGTGTGCCGCTGCCTCTACTTCCAGGTAGCAGCACTCTTCCAGACTGTCCTCGTTCTGGCTCTGCGACGttgccatgacagcctttatgtGCTTTATATCCTCACCGTGAGAGGGCTGTACCTCTGCCTGTGGCGGAGGTTTGCCGGATGGATGCTTGTCTGTGTGTTTTTGTAACTTCCTGGGCTCCTGCCCTAGCATCCCGTTGAGGTTGGCTTGGATTGGCAAGGAGAGGAAAGGATCAGAAGAACCTTCTGGAGTGCGCTCTAGAAAGTCCAAAGCTGTTTTGTGCATGTAGCACTGGTTTGTGCTGTcagcagagaggaggtgggaAAGAGCCGCTGCTTGGGGAGGGGTTGTGCTCTGTGCCGATGCCCCCTGGTCCTCTGCACAGGCCTGCCTGTTAAGGATCTCCACTCTGGCCTGGTGTGAGGCACTGTGGCCCTGGGCACACTTCAGCAGGCTGTCCAGGCTGCTCTTCTGGGAGAGTATGTGGCAGGACTGACATCTCccgtgttgttgttgctgaagcTGGGCATGGTCCTCCTGGAGAGCCCCTTCTCCATTGGCATAATCGTGAATGTCCGAGTCAGAGCTGGAGTGGTGGCAGCGTGATGATGGGTGTGCCACCGGGCGCTGTGGGGCAGGTAACGCCTCAGAGGACATCAGGGATATCTGGTCTCTCACCATGGAGACCGGCGCCTGGCCCAGGTCATGGTGGGGGGACAGGCAGGAGGAGGGGTGGAACTTGAGTGGGTCTGACTCCTCCAGCTTGCGCAGGACCTCTAGGATGTGTGCTTTCTTCTTGAAAAACGGAGACAGGGCCTCCATGGAGGTGGCAGTGGCCCGGGCCGATGTGGCTGACCCGTTCTGTGTGCGGTCCCCATTGCTCTGCATAAACAAGGACATCAGGATGGAACTTTGTTACATCTTCATCAAACAACAAACTAAGAACAACACTTCAAGTTAAGTACAGTACAACTGCTATCTGAAGATGTGCACAATGCCTCCAACATCTAACACATTGCATGCACGGTGCACCAGGAGTTATATGCATTGATTTCACGCAGACACTCGATTGTGGAGGTTCCTTTTTACTGTTTTTTCTTGGATAAGTAATGACTTCGAGAGCCTGCAACTCATGTTTCAAGTGAATGTACTTGTTTCAAGTTAACAGTCCAAGTCACCAATGACTATGTCACAGCAACAGAGGACATCCTGAGAATTCTGAACACACTAGTCCTGACGGGGAGGAATAAATGAACGACAGATTGGGAAGGAGAGGCGACTGAAGCTACTTTGGTTACACATGGCATGCCAACCTTAGGAAGCTGTATTTATCTTTAATTAAAGATGCAATTCATTCTGTAATCAGTGAGAAAATGTATTCTGCTCTCTTCCGCCCGCCTCATTACCTCTTCCTGAAGTGGCAATTAGAGGTCGACACAGGAGTGAATTATTCCCCCCCCGCCGTACTATCCTAATCCCGCAACAGTTCCCTAACCACGAAACTTTACAGTCCGGCACAATAAAAATGTCTCCCATCCTGTGCAGAAATCAGAAATAAATTCTTCCATTAACTGCTTGGCTGTCTCCACTCAGTGTGAGTAgccacccagctagcacataacactCAGAGAACCAtttgtttcttagagcttggtgaaagTGTGGTTGTCATATGGTTACTCTacatcacatatgtcagagtcaaggcccgcgggccacatccggcccgcgagaaggttttttacggcccctgggatgatcttgatttgttattagaaccggcccgcagaccgcagcaagccggcagcccgcagatcttttacacgcaccaatactacatttcccacaatgcaacggtgacgcaccgagcagtaggctgcttcatttcaatatttattggcacagcagttgtcagcatcacagtaaaattaactttcagatacccatcaaaaatggcaaaacggaaggtggacactgagaaccgggggtttcaaacaaggtgggagtcggagtatttgttcacggaggtagctggaaaacctgtgtgtcttctgtgtggagaaagtgtggcggtactgaaagagtataatctgagacgacattatgaaacgaaacacgcggacaaaaacaagaatatggacatggaacaaaggctacaaaaggcagaggaattaaaacgaggcctcaaatctcgacaggctctgttcaaaaaagccaaatcacaaggccaggctgctgtcaaggccagttttattttggcagaagagatcgctaaatcggGCTacgcccggccatttacggagggggatttcatcaaaaactgcatgattaaagtttgtgacgaagtttgcccagaaaaaaggcaactctttttaaatgtgagtctgagcagaaacaccattgccgagagagtagaccagttgtccatcaatctaaaagagcagcttgtgaaaaagggaaaagatttcattgcatattccttggctgtggatgagagcaccgacatttctgacattgcccagttgtcaattttcatccgcggagtggactccagcctaagcgtgacagaggagtttttggctttacgtcctatgcatggcacaactacggggcatgatttgtatgaagaggtgtcaagatgtgtaaatgagatggagctgccttgggaaaaacttgtgggtttgacaaccgacggagcacctgtgatgtgtggacacaggagcggactggaggaaaacgcgacaggtgagctgacagcttatcattgtatcatacaccaggaagcgttgtgcggtaaagccttgaaaatggagcatgtaatgagcatcatcacgcgcacagttaactttatcagagccaaaggtttgaatcaccgccagttcaaggcatttctgacggagttagaaacggagcatggtgatttgccttatcacacagaggtgcgatggctaagccagggaaaggtgcttcaaagatgtttcgagcttcgtgaggagatttgtctgttcttggacagcaaagggaaagaccaacacaactccgagacgaaatgtttctgtgtgaaatggcttttctgtgtgacattacgagtcatctgaatgcaatgaacttgcagctgcagggtcgggatcgtgtcatctctgatatgtacagtacagtgaaggcatttaaaaccaagttgagtggatgatagaaaattgctattattgtttttttctttgaagtaaatttagcccacttttgctaaaa includes these proteins:
- the LOC124031188 gene encoding nck-associated protein 5-like isoform X5; translated protein: MRVFDLERQNKTLTELFAQKLHPQASHLQQLQLVSVTEPSTEPSTEPSTEPSTEPSTEPSTEPSTEPSTEPSTEPSTEPSTEPSTEPLTMDSDKLLVSKNEGELKSNGDRTQNGSATSARATATSMEALSPFFKKKAHILEVLRKLEESDPLKFHPSSCLSPHHDLGQAPVSMVRDQISLMSSEALPAPQRPVAHPSSRCHHSSSDSDIHDYANGEGALQEDHAQLQQQQHGRCQSCHILSQKSSLDSLLKCAQGHSASHQARVEILNRQACAEDQGASAQSTTPPQAAALSHLLSADSTNQCYMHKTALDFLERTPEGSSDPFLSLPIQANLNGMLGQEPRKLQKHTDKHPSGKPPPQAEVQPSHGEDIKHIKAVMATSQSQNEDSLEECCYLEVEAAAHNVNNSLHSSTSHTDHVETEPEYPKEQEVSDQICNGLYFSNETSVSKKVAVESYSPAPVPERNSSAQALNPSGKSKLALSPTSPSSGLSEVKPSPISSPSRLLKFLKIPPGINQAQPGNPLRLSPQLTRSSKIPCRNNNNYEVYHSPVLTRKATTTEREKQPSSSSSKTDPYPATLSAPTSPPKSEDIVDTPPMAKEIGFGRKVAAENSDSTKAPPSSHAQRGSQKVHQYENVCPSDGTPQFLEGLKKSQYLPYPQHEGPVEKHCQQDESRLSPPSSQHPDSSPGTADQDFSDQDTDSESPVWHKPNQHFSLPSSSSSAASKAQSSHPNYSSMRDRHQAHRAAPEPSQQNCEPAQPTQSSARRGDPKRLVQGKTSQSESSHHPFKERLAALGKLKSTEDLPVGAQSVDKKDVQSNLGKPPTNNIEKSKTAERQVERTGAEQHRNQKSTDSLDGKPYPKTSLDSHTRVIGPIHESGTKSSATPSMIPKGEQETLFSPRIYVAKAEGPKIKMGTSSSNTETPPVVRSYGKCPITQSHHSKTALSPQNSPTKVPSKSPSKVGQASSYPRGVKPIPEDRAMAQRNPLRPEDKTKLPAGKKKTFGHAESFPPPPLPPRPSTEAIAKEDKKPYSSGPSVLQSAIEQKVMRGIEENMLKLQEQDQGQVAEPKQKASNGIANWFGLRKSKLPALNRKPEVSKFKINVSSSASGGGAKDPKTGGPQKVVESLNISKLMEKAEDLRKALEEERAYVNRVGMDCSGRGHSCEVVMDQAQGQLSLMCRGLTAENFMQQLLNSPSTSCSGNRVDKRRTIPTTFGMTHRRLSFDSKRSRPNFSHQRNGISHTKSRDEIAQGSVMIGTGEVTSEDSLAESISAQHFTGSGASMRTLDSGIGTFPMPDYASSMAGKSVPKGKPQGEQGFSCSQGKHGAMMKVLRKAHTLERELSSLDEDNPFVLYGSGLEGKGTNMHLSSTIHKDIDAYGAHMQNPLTKNWTFPNLKGSAEATDVYLDVQGDLGTPSRRSLKQCSPQHPLATDPGSLPLPLQTGLSQRGKGRTPSASEVGKDGGLELVKERPEDLLSLRETPESLSDSLYDSLSSCGSQG